The nucleotide window GCAATTTGTCGACCAAATAAGCTTGAGCTacgttaaaacaaaattgaaataataaatattatattatataacacgtGATTTTAAAACATGTATCACCTGCCTTTAATGCATTGGctcgataaaataattttaaattgagatTCATCCACTTCAGTAgatattttttctaatgtttGAACATCATTTGATTCTgccattttattttcttgtttatttgaaatgatataccggtaaaaaaaatcaaatggtTTATTTTAAGTGATATTTTTACTTAACGTTAAATGAAGAAATAGAAATCTTAATTTTTGAAAGCAAAATTGGCgggtatttgttttttttttttaataatttgggAACTTACACCATACTGCCAATAAATATGGTCCTTTGTCtccttatgtataatatatttgagatCTTATACACTAACAAATAACATCTACTACAACTTCAGGTTTCAAATATGGAACGTCGTTTAATATTCTCTAAGTCATCTTAAATGAAGGGCCGGATTCTAGGTACTTGTTTAGTATAGATTTTTCGTGTCGTTTAAGTAGGTGGGCCttcaaatgggccacttgatgataAGTGTTACCATaccgaaagaaatattaatcaatcctctagatgcgccaccaacattgggaaacCAGATCTTATGTCCTTTCTGCCAATAGTTGCACTAGATAAATAGTGCGTTTTGTCGTaaggaatatattaataataaaaccattcacgacgaaaatattctttattacatCAAGATAgtacttatattaaatgaaacaagttaaatttaatacctaaaatttatttaacaaaatagtgtcatacagttatttaaaataacagacataaatgataatattataatacagccTAGCATCCTAAATAAACCaggtactttttataaatttatcccacaaaagtaaaataaaacaaatgacgaATGCAGCACGCAGGAATGTTGGCTAACGCTAATGGTCACTCACATTCACTGTCTCGTGTGCGActtcatttatttgttaacaCTGACCGTAGACGTGGAGATCTAAGTTGAACAATCTATTTCTCGAAACCATTAACTTCTATCAAACAATCACACTGGCTTTCAAAACACACGTTGACCATTGATATTCAGAAGAGTCAAGTCAAGtcaatttctatattaaattgttcAGATTAGGTCTCAACTTCTATGCACTGTTTATTCTCGTGAACACTTCACCACTTTACACAATTATGGTCAAGTACTCATGCCACTCATTCACTTTGGCagtgttatttatattctagCACCTATGCCAACCAAACAACTGAAATCCAAACCTAAACCGACTTACTCCTTCCTGTTCAGTCCTAATAATACtgtttgttttacaaataatattttataatttttttacgtagtacataaatagtgttttatttttcaattaactctgaaatctactaacaaattttaatttttataatttttattcacatGTATAGTGGtgatttttattcattacaatcaaattaatttacatttagtaagttttttaattatacaaattaaaaaaggatCAAATTGGACACGAATCTAGATccttctatttatttttgtaattacatgtattcttttaattaaagtacTAATAACAAATGCGCAATTTAGGATCAAAATGCAGAACAGTCGGGCAACATCACAAAGGTTACGACTTTTGACTACCTAACGTTACATTTATTGGGGAATGTCTACATTTgggctaaatatatattttaccaagCTGTCCATAATACAAAAACCAAAAGTAATTATCGAACCGAAGGATACAAAAGCACGTCAATCTggaaatacgtaataataatacttaaaaatacacTTTAGAATAGCTACTGGGTcccttcaaattataataattttaatattatttattaaattatatttgtaccgCCAACTTTGATTAAGTGCGACGACCGCTCGGCGGTGGCACGGGTGAGGGAGTCAATCTACGTACAAGGAACGGCGGACGAAGCGAAAATACCCTGCTTTCAACCGCTCGATGTAATCGGCCGGcggattcatattttttaacacgTGAGAAGACGCGCTATGAGCATTTTGCTCACGCAAAATATTATTGCGATTATTATCTATGTTAGAAACCCTCAAGCACTACGAGCTTCTCAGTACCTTCCCAACATTCCATCCCCTCTCCGCTGACGCTATTCGCGCGCCACTCATCGCATCGTGGAGCGCGGAGCATTTCGCTCATCGCGCGCCTATCCACGTAAGGatttttttgttagtaataaaatttattttaacttgtattttgttatttatgtaatttatcccagtaaaatattgttaatatatctgtcaattgtttttagtataaaaaggCAAGATGAATGATCAACGGGAGGCTCAAATTCTTAGTTGGCTAGAAGACCTTGAATCGGAGGAAGAAGAGCCATTAGATCTTGAAGATATAGGCGTGAATCGTGCTAATGATGCTGAAAGTGACGGTCTAGTAATAGAAGGCCTCCACGACGACGATACTGAACAGTCCTCAGATGAACTGGAAAATGACGGAATGCAAGAACCAAGAGGTAGAATACCATATTATACAGGAAAGGATAAGAGTACAAAATGGCTTGTCCATAAGCCTTTATGTAATGTGCGCACTAGGAGCTGCAATATAGTAACACATTTACCCGTGGTCAAACAAGTAGCTAAAAACGCCACGACACCCTTGCAATCTATTTCATTGTTTGTGGACGATGAAATGTTAGAAAAAATTGTTtcttacacaaatatatatataaaaaaaattctcgaGAAAGAGATTGTAAACAAAcagatttagttgaaattaaagCACTAATTGGTTTATTATATATGGCTggattgaaaaaaataagtcaTCTAAATGTAAAAGAAATGTGGCTTGATGATGGTACAgcgtgtgatttttttaaagcaacCATGTCCATAAaacgctttttatttttattgagagtGTTGAGATTTGATGATATGAATACACGACACGAAAGAAAGCAATTAGATAATCTGGCTCCTATCCGAGAAATATTTGAAAGCTTTGTTGGACATTATACTGCCAACTATATACTGGGAGAGTACTGTACCATCGACGAAATGTTGGAGTCGTTCCGTGGCCGCTCTAAGTTTAGGGTTTATATTGCAAATAAACCGgcaaatatggaataaaaatctatgcTCTTGTGGATACGAAAACCTTTTATTCAtgcaatttagaaatatatgccGGTAAACAACCAACAGGACCTTATGATTTGAGTAATACAGCTTCAGAAGTAGTTAAAAGAATAGCTACACCGATATTGAATACGGGAAGAAATATTACCATGGATAAACGATCAACGAGTTGAAAAATACCTACAACAACAGCAGTAGGTACACTtaggaaaaacaaaaaagagaTTCCTCCCCTATTCCTATCAACTAAGGACAGGCCAATGCCCAATACTATTTTTAGATTCAGTGAAAATAATGTCATCGCGTCTTATGTaccaaaaaagaaaacaaaaaaaaattgtccttATGTTATCTTTACTTCATGATGACGACAATATCAATCAAGAGACTGGTATTGAAGCTAAACCAGAAATGGTGACATTTTACAATTCTACAAAAGGCGGTGTGGACGTTGTAGATCAAAAGAAAGAAGACTATTCCGTTGCAAGAATCACTGCTAGGTGGCCAATgcgattatttttttccatttggAATATAGCTGGGATCAAtgctcaaataatatataaagcaaatacagacgtatatttctaaaaaatgtgGCTCTTGAGTTAGTAAAGCCACATATTTCACGAAGAATTTGTATGCAAAATACGTCATCAGATCggaattttataatgaaaatatttgtaccACTACCCAATGCCGAAAATGGGGCTAGAACGAGCGGTTTTTGCGAACTATGTCCCAGGAGGAAAAACAGACGCTCTAAAAAAGCCTGTACTTTGTGCAAAAAATTACTCTGCACTGAGCACGTTATGTTTCTGTGCCATACATGTTACGATAGTAACATTACTCAACATGACATGGAAGAATAAAAAGttcctatttttttgtttgattttgctcttttagtttatttttgttaactaGCCCAAAGTTAAGGCCAAAGTTGATTAGCTATTTTTGTTTAAGCATAAGACTGCATTTTTTGTTAACTAATGATAATTAAACTCTTTATATAGTAAACTAcatgtcttttatttatttggatgttattaaatgtataacatttatcaatagttaattaaaaaatcttatttgacGTAATGTGAGCATTTTGCTCGCGCGCGCCTCATCGTGTATATTTTCAGGGCGCGCCTCCTCACGGGTTAACTAAGGTCAGTAGGAGCGTTCAgtcgaatattttataattttaaggaaataGTCTCTTTCGAATATATTTCACGTCGAACCTCGAAGCGGGCGAGCCGAACGTACCGTACGTACCGACCGTATCCATCGAGTTCTCCGGGGCGGGACCGACCGCGGCCCTCTCCGACTTCGACCGATAGGGGATTATATTATTGCAAGTTTTGTCTAGAGTGCGCCGAGGCGGCGCGGACGGGGCCTCATTAACTGTAGGGCTGCGGGTGAAGGATCTCGGTGAGCAGGCGCTTGAGCGAGTCCACGCCCGTGAGGAAGCCGCAATCGGGCCCGTGGTGCGGCGTGGCCGTGGCCAGCGGGGACTCGGCGTCGGCGCCCGCGAAGGCCGTGTGCGCGAAGTCGATCATGCGGATGTCGACGCGCTCGTCGGGCGGCGcaggcggcgcgggcggcgcgggcggcggcgcgggccaCACGGGCCGCGTGCGCGCGCGCTTGGTGGCCGCGTCCTCCGCCTCCGCCTCCGCCTCGCCCTCGTGGCGCCACGACTCGCTGCTCGTGGACGAATACGCCATCCAGCTGTCAGCCGAGTCCGGGCTCGGCGGCTGTAGCCGCGGGGAGGCGCGTCCGCGACTCGAACGCGCCTCCGTAGGCTCGCTCGGCGCGCTCACCTCGCCCTCCTCGTAGCCGCCCATGGTCTCCTCCGAGTGCGGCACGAAAGGTTCGCGAGCATCGCCCGAGATCTCATCGTGCAACGTCGACATGTCGAAGTGGCCCGGCGAGGGAACCGACTCCGAGGATCCGGCCGAGGCGTCGCCCTCGTACTCGGACGAGGCGCCACCGCTCGTCTCGTCCGTGACGAACTCGTTCGCCACGTCGCCCTCGTATACTATCAGAAGTGAACTGAAAAAAAAGAGTGGAGTCACATCTAGCGGCTAGAGAAAAAGTAATCGAGTTAGAGCTAGTCGCGTCCCCCGGCGTCACTCACCAGGAGTAGAAGCGGTAGCTGGTCTGCTTGGCGATGGCGCGGCGCAGCGCGTCCAGGTCGCGCAGCACGCGGCGCACGACGCGCGCGCGCACGCCGCTCGCGCCCGCCGCGAAGAAGTCTCGCAGCGCCTCGCGCAGGCCGCTCTCCGAAAGCGCGCGCCCCCAGTACTTGTCCCGCCGCACGCAGGCGCCCGTCTCCGGGACGTATACCTGAGGTGATTATTGAGTCCGTTATAATATGAAGCGGAGGCGATAGAAAATCGAAACGACAAGTATGCAACGCCACGCAGCCGTAATTATATTCGTCGTGTGAAGGGGTTACCTGCATGCCGCAGAGACGCACTCCGAGCGATGCGGAGGTGCTGGCGGCGCACTTGGCGATTTGTTTGGTGCGTTTCTCCGCGGTAGCGTCGTCTCCGTGCTGCCGCGTGCCCATCTTGAGGTCGAGCACGCACGGCCGCCGGTACGACGACGTTATATTCTCCATCATTAAGAAATCTACCAATAGAAAAGCAAATTTGGCTTACATTCGATATGTTATTATCTCGTACGGTATAGATGTGTTCACTCACGAAGACGCGCATACTAATGCACGACGATAAT belongs to Vanessa tameamea isolate UH-Manoa-2023 chromosome 13, ilVanTame1 primary haplotype, whole genome shotgun sequence and includes:
- the LOC113403480 gene encoding uncharacterized protein LOC113403480 isoform X3; its protein translation is MQASNTGSMKLDKRYSPCFRDENGRKQSLGGKRKRDDVFKFKVHRNGNASEVLKSIAHMDNSNKQYFLMMENITSSYRRPCVLDLKMGTRQHGDDATAEKRTKQIAKCAASTSASLGVRLCGMQVYVPETGACVRRDKYWGRALSESGLREALRDFFAAGASGVRARVVRRVLRDLDALRRAIAKQTSYRFYSCSLLIVYEGDVANEFVTDETSGGASSEYEGDASAGSSESVPSPGHFDMSTLHDEISGDAREPFVPHSEETMGGYEEGEVSAPSEPTEARSSRGRASPRLQPPSPDSADSWMAYSSTSSESWRHEGEAEAEAEDAATKRARTRPVWPAPPPAPPAPPAPPDERVDIRMIDFAHTAFAGADAESPLATATPHHGPDCGFLTGVDSLKRLLTEILHPQPYS
- the LOC113403480 gene encoding uncharacterized protein LOC113403480 isoform X2: MGVMQASNTGSMKLDKRYSPCFRDENGRKQSLGGKRKRDDVFKFKVHRNGNASEVLKSIAHMDNSNKQYFLMMENITSSYRRPCVLDLKMGTRQHGDDATAEKRTKQIAKCAASTSASLGVRLCGMQVYVPETGACVRRDKYWGRALSESGLREALRDFFAAGASGVRARVVRRVLRDLDALRRAIAKQTSYRFYSCSLLIVYEGDVANEFVTDETSGGASSEYEGDASAGSSESVPSPGHFDMSTLHDEISGDAREPFVPHSEETMGGYEEGEVSAPSEPTEARSSRGRASPRLQPPSPDSADSWMAYSSTSSESWRHEGEAEAEAEDAATKRARTRPVWPAPPPAPPAPPAPPDERVDIRMIDFAHTAFAGADAESPLATATPHHGPDCGFLTGVDSLKRLLTEILHPQPYS
- the LOC113403480 gene encoding inositol hexakisphosphate kinase 3 isoform X1, producing MVYSLGWGMGEPERRALDRKRAQPVAHSLSPDDGHEVDVLPLHNQVGGHTRLLVLNDSTVIKPLNIRELHFYQNIPEDIQSFVPRYKGVMQASNTGSMKLDKRYSPCFRDENGRKQSLGGKRKRDDVFKFKVHRNGNASEVLKSIAHMDNSNKQYFLMMENITSSYRRPCVLDLKMGTRQHGDDATAEKRTKQIAKCAASTSASLGVRLCGMQVYVPETGACVRRDKYWGRALSESGLREALRDFFAAGASGVRARVVRRVLRDLDALRRAIAKQTSYRFYSCSLLIVYEGDVANEFVTDETSGGASSEYEGDASAGSSESVPSPGHFDMSTLHDEISGDAREPFVPHSEETMGGYEEGEVSAPSEPTEARSSRGRASPRLQPPSPDSADSWMAYSSTSSESWRHEGEAEAEAEDAATKRARTRPVWPAPPPAPPAPPAPPDERVDIRMIDFAHTAFAGADAESPLATATPHHGPDCGFLTGVDSLKRLLTEILHPQPYS